The following proteins are encoded in a genomic region of Hirundo rustica isolate bHirRus1 chromosome 3, bHirRus1.pri.v3, whole genome shotgun sequence:
- the PAPOLG gene encoding poly(A) polymerase gamma isoform X6 — MSWCGGGEGWSWAPFVEGPSTSRQQNQPQGHYGLTSPISLAPPSDKDHIHTQKLIEAMKPFGVFEDQEELYHRTTVLGKLNNFVREWISELAESKNLPPSITEQVGGKIFTFGSYRLGVHTKGSDIDALCVAPSHVERSDFFQSFFEKLKNQEEVKNLRAIEDAYVPVIKFEFDGIEIDLVFAKLSLPTVSDDLDLRDDSCLKSLDIRCIRSLNGSRVTDEILRLVPNLENFRLTLRAVKLWAKRRGVYSNIMGFLGGVSWAMLVARICQLYPNALASTLVNKFFLIFSKWDWPKPVLLKRLEESFLNLPVWDPRVNPSDRYHVMPIITPSYPQQNSTYNVSVSTRAVMVEEFQRGLEVTDEILKGKSDWSKLFEPLNFFQKYKHYIVLTASAFTEEHHLNWIGLVESKIRVLVGNLERNEFITIAHVQPQSFPGNEVLYKQSGYVSMWFLGLVFKKAESAVKTNVDLTHGIQSFTDTVYRQASALNILKEGMKIEATYVKRKQLHYFLPAGTLQKRKKQRVSDISQNNSGLQCKRSSLGESCLDGSKDRDSRSPSNSSSLNKISKLDISTAETERNVECQSCSGANSVAEPSTSKGLCIPVTDPKMEATVALRTSGPPIGCAIPGYNTVCQLRTCFVQGQHKLSGTLIKDPKSASPKQHYSPTTKVSRPPASGECPPKAIDGEKLNVWDSDFTESGYPQDGRKRATKNGVLDGKSMQIPVITSRSQRLSSKELPDSSSPVPTNSIRIIKRSIKLTLNGVLRRMFRV, encoded by the exons ATGAGCTGGTGCGGCGGCGGTGAAGGGTGGAGTTGGGCTCCCTTCGTTGAAGGTCCCag TACTTCCAGGCAGCAGAACCAGCCTCAAGGGCACTATGGACTTACCTCTCCAATTAGCTTGGCTCCTCCTAGTGATAAAGACCACATTCATACTCAGAAGCTGATTGAAGCAATGAAGCCATTTGGGGTGTTTGAGGATCAGGAAGAACTCTATCACAG GACAACTGTTCTTGGTAAACTGAATAACTTTGTCAGAGAATGGATTTCAGAACTTGCTGAAAGCAAg AATCTTCCCCCTTCCATAACAGAACAAGTTGGTggcaaaatatttacatttggTTCCTACAGACTTGGCGTACACACCAAAG GTTCGGACATAGATGCCCTTTGTGTTGCTCCCAGTCATGTGGaaagatcagatttttttcagtcattctttgaaaaactgaagaatCAAGAGGAAGTAAAAAACCTAAGA GCCATTGAGGATGCATATGTACCAGTTATCAAATTTGAGTTTGATGGCATCGAG ATTGATCTGGTGTTTGCAAAGTTGTCACTGCCGACGGTTTCCGATGATCTTGATCTCAGGGATGACTCGTGCCTCAAAAGCCTGGATATAAGATGCATACGGAGTTTAAATG GCAGCAGGGTTACAGATGAAATACTGCGTCTGGTGCCCAATCTGGAAAACTTCCGGCTCACGCTCCGAGCAGTTAAACTGTGGGCAAAAC GACGCGGTGTTTACTCCAACATCATGGGATTTCTTGGTGGAGTCTCCTGGGCAATGCTGGTAGCAAGAATATGTCAGCTCTACCCGAATGCTTTGGCCTCTACTCTCGTTAACAAGTTCTTCTTGATTTTTTCAAAATG GGATTGGCCAAAGCCAGTATTGCTGAAACGACTTGAAGAGAGCTTTCTTAATTTACCAGTCTGGGACCCTAGG GTGAACCCATCAGACCGGTACCACGTGATGCCCATCATCACCCCGTCCTATCCACAGCAGAACTCCACGTACAACGTGTCTGTGTCAACGCGAGCTGTCATGGTAGAGGAGTTCCAACGTG GTCTTGAAGTTACAGATGAGATTCTCAAAGGAAAATCAGACTGGTCAAAGCTCTTTGAACCACTGAACTTCTTTCAGAAGTACAA ACATTACATCGTGCTGACTGCCAGTGCCTTTACAGAAGAGCATCACTTAAACTG GATTGGCCTCGTCGAGTCTAAAATCCGTGTGCTGGTTGGAAACTTGGAAAGGAATGAATTTATAACTATTGCGCACGTGCAGCCACAGTCTTTCCCTGGCAATGAAGTTCTCTATAAACA GAGTGGATATGTATCAATGTGGTTTCTTGGGCTTGTATTTAAGAAAGCAGAAAGTGCAGTAAAGACTAACGTTGATCTAACACATGGGATACAGTCATTCACAGATACAG TTTACAGGCAGGCCAGTGCCCTCAACATCCTAAAGGAAGGTATGAAGATTGAGGCAACTTATGTGAAGAGAAAGCAACTCCATTATTTTTTGCCAGCAGGAAccttacagaaaagaaagaag CAAAGGGTGTCAGATATTAGTCAAAATAATAGTGGACTTCAGTGCAAAAGGTCTTCTTTAGGTGAAAGCTGTTTGGATGGTTCCAAAGACAGAGATTCCAGATCACCCTCTAATTCCTCTTCGTTAAATAAGATATCTAAGTTGGACATCTCtacagcagagacagaaag AAATGTTGAATGTCAGAGTTGTAGTGGTGCCAACAGTGTAGCTGAGCCATCAACGTCTAAGGGACTTTGCATTCCTGTGACTGATCCAA AAATGGAGGCTACAGTTGCACTAAGAACATCGGGACCTCCAATTGGTTGCGCCATTCCAGGATATAACACGGTTTGTCAACTCAGAACGTGTTTTGTGCAAGGACAGCATAAATTAAGTGGGACTCTAATCAAGGATCCTAAGAGTGCTTCACCTAAGCAACATTATTCACCAACCACTAAAGTATCTCGTCCACCTGCATCGGGAGAATGCCCCCCAAAAGCCATAGATGGAGAAAAG CTAAATGTGTGGGACTCTGATTTCACAGAAAGCGGATACCCTCAAGATGGGAGGAAGAGAGCtacaaaaaat GGTGTCCTTGATGGAAAATCCATGCAGATTCCAGTGATCACATCAAGATCACAG AGGCTTTCCAGTAAAGAGCTGCCAGATTCTTCATCTCCTGTTCCAACGAATAGCATTCGTATTATTAAAAGATCCATCAAACTTACCCTTAATGG GGTTTTACGAAGAATGTTCAGGGTTTGA
- the PAPOLG gene encoding poly(A) polymerase gamma isoform X8 has translation MKETRGTSRQQNQPQGHYGLTSPISLAPPSDKDHIHTQKLIEAMKPFGVFEDQEELYHRTTVLGKLNNFVREWISELAESKNLPPSITEQVGGKIFTFGSYRLGVHTKGSDIDALCVAPSHVERSDFFQSFFEKLKNQEEVKNLRAIEDAYVPVIKFEFDGIEIDLVFAKLSLPTVSDDLDLRDDSCLKSLDIRCIRSLNGSRVTDEILRLVPNLENFRLTLRAVKLWAKRRGVYSNIMGFLGGVSWAMLVARICQLYPNALASTLVNKFFLIFSKWDWPKPVLLKRLEESFLNLPVWDPRVNPSDRYHVMPIITPSYPQQNSTYNVSVSTRAVMVEEFQRGLEVTDEILKGKSDWSKLFEPLNFFQKYKHYIVLTASAFTEEHHLNWIGLVESKIRVLVGNLERNEFITIAHVQPQSFPGNEVLYKQSGYVSMWFLGLVFKKAESAVKTNVDLTHGIQSFTDTVYRQASALNILKEGMKIEATYVKRKQLHYFLPAGTLQKRKKQRVSDISQNNSGLQCKRSSLGESCLDGSKDRDSRSPSNSSSLNKISKLDISTAETERNVECQSCSGANSVAEPSTSKGLCIPVTDPKMEATVALRTSGPPIGCAIPGYNTVCQLRTCFVQGQHKLSGTLIKDPKSASPKQHYSPTTKVSRPPASGECPPKAIDGEKLNVWDSDFTESGYPQDGRKRATKNGVLDGKSMQIPVITSRSQRLSSKELPDSSSPVPTNSIRIIKRSIKLTLNGVLRRMFRV, from the exons ATGAAGGAGACGCGCGG TACTTCCAGGCAGCAGAACCAGCCTCAAGGGCACTATGGACTTACCTCTCCAATTAGCTTGGCTCCTCCTAGTGATAAAGACCACATTCATACTCAGAAGCTGATTGAAGCAATGAAGCCATTTGGGGTGTTTGAGGATCAGGAAGAACTCTATCACAG GACAACTGTTCTTGGTAAACTGAATAACTTTGTCAGAGAATGGATTTCAGAACTTGCTGAAAGCAAg AATCTTCCCCCTTCCATAACAGAACAAGTTGGTggcaaaatatttacatttggTTCCTACAGACTTGGCGTACACACCAAAG GTTCGGACATAGATGCCCTTTGTGTTGCTCCCAGTCATGTGGaaagatcagatttttttcagtcattctttgaaaaactgaagaatCAAGAGGAAGTAAAAAACCTAAGA GCCATTGAGGATGCATATGTACCAGTTATCAAATTTGAGTTTGATGGCATCGAG ATTGATCTGGTGTTTGCAAAGTTGTCACTGCCGACGGTTTCCGATGATCTTGATCTCAGGGATGACTCGTGCCTCAAAAGCCTGGATATAAGATGCATACGGAGTTTAAATG GCAGCAGGGTTACAGATGAAATACTGCGTCTGGTGCCCAATCTGGAAAACTTCCGGCTCACGCTCCGAGCAGTTAAACTGTGGGCAAAAC GACGCGGTGTTTACTCCAACATCATGGGATTTCTTGGTGGAGTCTCCTGGGCAATGCTGGTAGCAAGAATATGTCAGCTCTACCCGAATGCTTTGGCCTCTACTCTCGTTAACAAGTTCTTCTTGATTTTTTCAAAATG GGATTGGCCAAAGCCAGTATTGCTGAAACGACTTGAAGAGAGCTTTCTTAATTTACCAGTCTGGGACCCTAGG GTGAACCCATCAGACCGGTACCACGTGATGCCCATCATCACCCCGTCCTATCCACAGCAGAACTCCACGTACAACGTGTCTGTGTCAACGCGAGCTGTCATGGTAGAGGAGTTCCAACGTG GTCTTGAAGTTACAGATGAGATTCTCAAAGGAAAATCAGACTGGTCAAAGCTCTTTGAACCACTGAACTTCTTTCAGAAGTACAA ACATTACATCGTGCTGACTGCCAGTGCCTTTACAGAAGAGCATCACTTAAACTG GATTGGCCTCGTCGAGTCTAAAATCCGTGTGCTGGTTGGAAACTTGGAAAGGAATGAATTTATAACTATTGCGCACGTGCAGCCACAGTCTTTCCCTGGCAATGAAGTTCTCTATAAACA GAGTGGATATGTATCAATGTGGTTTCTTGGGCTTGTATTTAAGAAAGCAGAAAGTGCAGTAAAGACTAACGTTGATCTAACACATGGGATACAGTCATTCACAGATACAG TTTACAGGCAGGCCAGTGCCCTCAACATCCTAAAGGAAGGTATGAAGATTGAGGCAACTTATGTGAAGAGAAAGCAACTCCATTATTTTTTGCCAGCAGGAAccttacagaaaagaaagaag CAAAGGGTGTCAGATATTAGTCAAAATAATAGTGGACTTCAGTGCAAAAGGTCTTCTTTAGGTGAAAGCTGTTTGGATGGTTCCAAAGACAGAGATTCCAGATCACCCTCTAATTCCTCTTCGTTAAATAAGATATCTAAGTTGGACATCTCtacagcagagacagaaag AAATGTTGAATGTCAGAGTTGTAGTGGTGCCAACAGTGTAGCTGAGCCATCAACGTCTAAGGGACTTTGCATTCCTGTGACTGATCCAA AAATGGAGGCTACAGTTGCACTAAGAACATCGGGACCTCCAATTGGTTGCGCCATTCCAGGATATAACACGGTTTGTCAACTCAGAACGTGTTTTGTGCAAGGACAGCATAAATTAAGTGGGACTCTAATCAAGGATCCTAAGAGTGCTTCACCTAAGCAACATTATTCACCAACCACTAAAGTATCTCGTCCACCTGCATCGGGAGAATGCCCCCCAAAAGCCATAGATGGAGAAAAG CTAAATGTGTGGGACTCTGATTTCACAGAAAGCGGATACCCTCAAGATGGGAGGAAGAGAGCtacaaaaaat GGTGTCCTTGATGGAAAATCCATGCAGATTCCAGTGATCACATCAAGATCACAG AGGCTTTCCAGTAAAGAGCTGCCAGATTCTTCATCTCCTGTTCCAACGAATAGCATTCGTATTATTAAAAGATCCATCAAACTTACCCTTAATGG GGTTTTACGAAGAATGTTCAGGGTTTGA
- the PAPOLG gene encoding poly(A) polymerase gamma isoform X7 gives MSWCGGGEGWSWAPFVEGPSTSRQQNQPQGHYGLTSPISLAPPSDKDHIHTQKLIEAMKPFGVFEDQEELYHRTTVLGKLNNFVREWISELAESKNLPPSITEQVGGKIFTFGSYRLGVHTKGSDIDALCVAPSHVERSDFFQSFFEKLKNQEEVKNLRAIEDAYVPVIKFEFDGIEIDLVFAKLSLPTVSDDLDLRDDSCLKSLDIRCIRSLNGSRVTDEILRLVPNLENFRLTLRAVKLWAKRRGVYSNIMGFLGGVSWAMLVARICQLYPNALASTLVNKFFLIFSKWDWPKPVLLKRLEESFLNLPVWDPRVNPSDRYHVMPIITPSYPQQNSTYNVSVSTRAVMVEEFQRGLEVTDEILKGKSDWSKLFEPLNFFQKYKHYIVLTASAFTEEHHLNWIGLVESKIRVLVGNLERNEFITIAHVQPQSFPGNEVLYKQSGYVSMWFLGLVFKKAESAVKTNVDLTHGIQSFTDTVYRQASALNILKEGMKIEATYVKRKQLHYFLPAGTLQKRKKQRVSDISQNNSGLQCKRSSLGESCLDGSKDRDSRSPSNSSSLNKISKLDISTAETERNVECQSCSGANSVAEPSTSKGLCIPVTDPKMEATVALRTSGPPIGCAIPGYNTVCQLRTCFVQGQHKLSGTLIKDPKSASPKQHYSPTTKVSRPPASGECPPKAIDGEKLNVWDSDFTESGYPQDGRKRATKNGVLDGKSMQIPVITSRSQRLSSKELPDSSSPVPTNSIRIIKRSIKLTLNG, from the exons ATGAGCTGGTGCGGCGGCGGTGAAGGGTGGAGTTGGGCTCCCTTCGTTGAAGGTCCCag TACTTCCAGGCAGCAGAACCAGCCTCAAGGGCACTATGGACTTACCTCTCCAATTAGCTTGGCTCCTCCTAGTGATAAAGACCACATTCATACTCAGAAGCTGATTGAAGCAATGAAGCCATTTGGGGTGTTTGAGGATCAGGAAGAACTCTATCACAG GACAACTGTTCTTGGTAAACTGAATAACTTTGTCAGAGAATGGATTTCAGAACTTGCTGAAAGCAAg AATCTTCCCCCTTCCATAACAGAACAAGTTGGTggcaaaatatttacatttggTTCCTACAGACTTGGCGTACACACCAAAG GTTCGGACATAGATGCCCTTTGTGTTGCTCCCAGTCATGTGGaaagatcagatttttttcagtcattctttgaaaaactgaagaatCAAGAGGAAGTAAAAAACCTAAGA GCCATTGAGGATGCATATGTACCAGTTATCAAATTTGAGTTTGATGGCATCGAG ATTGATCTGGTGTTTGCAAAGTTGTCACTGCCGACGGTTTCCGATGATCTTGATCTCAGGGATGACTCGTGCCTCAAAAGCCTGGATATAAGATGCATACGGAGTTTAAATG GCAGCAGGGTTACAGATGAAATACTGCGTCTGGTGCCCAATCTGGAAAACTTCCGGCTCACGCTCCGAGCAGTTAAACTGTGGGCAAAAC GACGCGGTGTTTACTCCAACATCATGGGATTTCTTGGTGGAGTCTCCTGGGCAATGCTGGTAGCAAGAATATGTCAGCTCTACCCGAATGCTTTGGCCTCTACTCTCGTTAACAAGTTCTTCTTGATTTTTTCAAAATG GGATTGGCCAAAGCCAGTATTGCTGAAACGACTTGAAGAGAGCTTTCTTAATTTACCAGTCTGGGACCCTAGG GTGAACCCATCAGACCGGTACCACGTGATGCCCATCATCACCCCGTCCTATCCACAGCAGAACTCCACGTACAACGTGTCTGTGTCAACGCGAGCTGTCATGGTAGAGGAGTTCCAACGTG GTCTTGAAGTTACAGATGAGATTCTCAAAGGAAAATCAGACTGGTCAAAGCTCTTTGAACCACTGAACTTCTTTCAGAAGTACAA ACATTACATCGTGCTGACTGCCAGTGCCTTTACAGAAGAGCATCACTTAAACTG GATTGGCCTCGTCGAGTCTAAAATCCGTGTGCTGGTTGGAAACTTGGAAAGGAATGAATTTATAACTATTGCGCACGTGCAGCCACAGTCTTTCCCTGGCAATGAAGTTCTCTATAAACA GAGTGGATATGTATCAATGTGGTTTCTTGGGCTTGTATTTAAGAAAGCAGAAAGTGCAGTAAAGACTAACGTTGATCTAACACATGGGATACAGTCATTCACAGATACAG TTTACAGGCAGGCCAGTGCCCTCAACATCCTAAAGGAAGGTATGAAGATTGAGGCAACTTATGTGAAGAGAAAGCAACTCCATTATTTTTTGCCAGCAGGAAccttacagaaaagaaagaag CAAAGGGTGTCAGATATTAGTCAAAATAATAGTGGACTTCAGTGCAAAAGGTCTTCTTTAGGTGAAAGCTGTTTGGATGGTTCCAAAGACAGAGATTCCAGATCACCCTCTAATTCCTCTTCGTTAAATAAGATATCTAAGTTGGACATCTCtacagcagagacagaaag AAATGTTGAATGTCAGAGTTGTAGTGGTGCCAACAGTGTAGCTGAGCCATCAACGTCTAAGGGACTTTGCATTCCTGTGACTGATCCAA AAATGGAGGCTACAGTTGCACTAAGAACATCGGGACCTCCAATTGGTTGCGCCATTCCAGGATATAACACGGTTTGTCAACTCAGAACGTGTTTTGTGCAAGGACAGCATAAATTAAGTGGGACTCTAATCAAGGATCCTAAGAGTGCTTCACCTAAGCAACATTATTCACCAACCACTAAAGTATCTCGTCCACCTGCATCGGGAGAATGCCCCCCAAAAGCCATAGATGGAGAAAAG CTAAATGTGTGGGACTCTGATTTCACAGAAAGCGGATACCCTCAAGATGGGAGGAAGAGAGCtacaaaaaat GGTGTCCTTGATGGAAAATCCATGCAGATTCCAGTGATCACATCAAGATCACAG AGGCTTTCCAGTAAAGAGCTGCCAGATTCTTCATCTCCTGTTCCAACGAATAGCATTCGTATTATTAAAAGATCCATCAAACTTACCCTTAATGGGTAA
- the PAPOLG gene encoding poly(A) polymerase gamma isoform X3: protein MAGEERRTSRQQNQPQGHYGLTSPISLAPPSDKDHIHTQKLIEAMKPFGVFEDQEELYHRTTVLGKLNNFVREWISELAESKNLPPSITEQVGGKIFTFGSYRLGVHTKGSDIDALCVAPSHVERSDFFQSFFEKLKNQEEVKNLRAIEDAYVPVIKFEFDGIEIDLVFAKLSLPTVSDDLDLRDDSCLKSLDIRCIRSLNGSRVTDEILRLVPNLENFRLTLRAVKLWAKRRGVYSNIMGFLGGVSWAMLVARICQLYPNALASTLVNKFFLIFSKWDWPKPVLLKRLEESFLNLPVWDPRVNPSDRYHVMPIITPSYPQQNSTYNVSVSTRAVMVEEFQRGLEVTDEILKGKSDWSKLFEPLNFFQKYKHYIVLTASAFTEEHHLNWIGLVESKIRVLVGNLERNEFITIAHVQPQSFPGNEVLYKQSGYVSMWFLGLVFKKAESAVKTNVDLTHGIQSFTDTVYRQASALNILKEGMKIEATYVKRKQLHYFLPAGTLQKRKKQRVSDISQNNSGLQCKRSSLGESCLDGSKDRDSRSPSNSSSLNKISKLDISTAETERNVECQSCSGANSVAEPSTSKGLCIPVTDPKMEATVALRTSGPPIGCAIPGYNTVCQLRTCFVQGQHKLSGTLIKDPKSASPKQHYSPTTKVSRPPASGECPPKAIDGEKLNVWDSDFTESGYPQDGRKRATKNGVLDGKSMQIPVITSRSQRLSSKELPDSSSPVPTNSIRIIKRSIKLTLNGVVTWPEQKVIPPTPSACTQGRKAEVL from the exons ATGGCGGGCGAGGAACGGCG TACTTCCAGGCAGCAGAACCAGCCTCAAGGGCACTATGGACTTACCTCTCCAATTAGCTTGGCTCCTCCTAGTGATAAAGACCACATTCATACTCAGAAGCTGATTGAAGCAATGAAGCCATTTGGGGTGTTTGAGGATCAGGAAGAACTCTATCACAG GACAACTGTTCTTGGTAAACTGAATAACTTTGTCAGAGAATGGATTTCAGAACTTGCTGAAAGCAAg AATCTTCCCCCTTCCATAACAGAACAAGTTGGTggcaaaatatttacatttggTTCCTACAGACTTGGCGTACACACCAAAG GTTCGGACATAGATGCCCTTTGTGTTGCTCCCAGTCATGTGGaaagatcagatttttttcagtcattctttgaaaaactgaagaatCAAGAGGAAGTAAAAAACCTAAGA GCCATTGAGGATGCATATGTACCAGTTATCAAATTTGAGTTTGATGGCATCGAG ATTGATCTGGTGTTTGCAAAGTTGTCACTGCCGACGGTTTCCGATGATCTTGATCTCAGGGATGACTCGTGCCTCAAAAGCCTGGATATAAGATGCATACGGAGTTTAAATG GCAGCAGGGTTACAGATGAAATACTGCGTCTGGTGCCCAATCTGGAAAACTTCCGGCTCACGCTCCGAGCAGTTAAACTGTGGGCAAAAC GACGCGGTGTTTACTCCAACATCATGGGATTTCTTGGTGGAGTCTCCTGGGCAATGCTGGTAGCAAGAATATGTCAGCTCTACCCGAATGCTTTGGCCTCTACTCTCGTTAACAAGTTCTTCTTGATTTTTTCAAAATG GGATTGGCCAAAGCCAGTATTGCTGAAACGACTTGAAGAGAGCTTTCTTAATTTACCAGTCTGGGACCCTAGG GTGAACCCATCAGACCGGTACCACGTGATGCCCATCATCACCCCGTCCTATCCACAGCAGAACTCCACGTACAACGTGTCTGTGTCAACGCGAGCTGTCATGGTAGAGGAGTTCCAACGTG GTCTTGAAGTTACAGATGAGATTCTCAAAGGAAAATCAGACTGGTCAAAGCTCTTTGAACCACTGAACTTCTTTCAGAAGTACAA ACATTACATCGTGCTGACTGCCAGTGCCTTTACAGAAGAGCATCACTTAAACTG GATTGGCCTCGTCGAGTCTAAAATCCGTGTGCTGGTTGGAAACTTGGAAAGGAATGAATTTATAACTATTGCGCACGTGCAGCCACAGTCTTTCCCTGGCAATGAAGTTCTCTATAAACA GAGTGGATATGTATCAATGTGGTTTCTTGGGCTTGTATTTAAGAAAGCAGAAAGTGCAGTAAAGACTAACGTTGATCTAACACATGGGATACAGTCATTCACAGATACAG TTTACAGGCAGGCCAGTGCCCTCAACATCCTAAAGGAAGGTATGAAGATTGAGGCAACTTATGTGAAGAGAAAGCAACTCCATTATTTTTTGCCAGCAGGAAccttacagaaaagaaagaag CAAAGGGTGTCAGATATTAGTCAAAATAATAGTGGACTTCAGTGCAAAAGGTCTTCTTTAGGTGAAAGCTGTTTGGATGGTTCCAAAGACAGAGATTCCAGATCACCCTCTAATTCCTCTTCGTTAAATAAGATATCTAAGTTGGACATCTCtacagcagagacagaaag AAATGTTGAATGTCAGAGTTGTAGTGGTGCCAACAGTGTAGCTGAGCCATCAACGTCTAAGGGACTTTGCATTCCTGTGACTGATCCAA AAATGGAGGCTACAGTTGCACTAAGAACATCGGGACCTCCAATTGGTTGCGCCATTCCAGGATATAACACGGTTTGTCAACTCAGAACGTGTTTTGTGCAAGGACAGCATAAATTAAGTGGGACTCTAATCAAGGATCCTAAGAGTGCTTCACCTAAGCAACATTATTCACCAACCACTAAAGTATCTCGTCCACCTGCATCGGGAGAATGCCCCCCAAAAGCCATAGATGGAGAAAAG CTAAATGTGTGGGACTCTGATTTCACAGAAAGCGGATACCCTCAAGATGGGAGGAAGAGAGCtacaaaaaat GGTGTCCTTGATGGAAAATCCATGCAGATTCCAGTGATCACATCAAGATCACAG AGGCTTTCCAGTAAAGAGCTGCCAGATTCTTCATCTCCTGTTCCAACGAATAGCATTCGTATTATTAAAAGATCCATCAAACTTACCCTTAATGG